From the Elaeis guineensis isolate ETL-2024a chromosome 16, EG11, whole genome shotgun sequence genome, the window ATTCAGTGCTGAGGCCTAGAAAGCGGTTGCACCTGCACTCCTTGCTCTTCTGCAACCCCAAGCTGCAGCTGAAACAAAGGTTCCCCTTCCTCTTTACAGGCTCCATCACTACTGGTTCTTGTTGGCAGGGAGGGGCTATGCAAAGCTCTAAATTAAGGTCTGGACACTTTAGCTGCTGCTGTCGCTGCTGCCGCTGCCGCTGCCATGCCGACGACTCCTCGCTACTACTACTCTCCTCCTTATGCCCCAACACAACACCCTTCTCCTCTCTCCTCCCGAACGAGATGGTTATATTGGAGGCACGCTGGTTGATCGGCCGGTGGGTCGTAGGGTCCAGTCCTCTACTCAACAGCTTCCTTCTTATGTGTGTATTCCAGTAGTTCTTTATCTCGTTGTCTGTCCTCCCCGGCAGCCTCGCAGCTATCAAAGACCATCTGCATCAATTCACAAGGTTGTGAGACTATTTTTAACGTGCTATATATCAgattatattaaaaatacttatataattaaaaatttagctGTAAGAATTATAATGACTTACTTGTTACCGAGGAGGCTGTGGAGCTTGATGATGAGCTCGTCCTCCTCCTCAGTGAAGTTGCCACGCTTGAGGTCAGGACGGAGGTAATTGATCCACCGGAGGCGGCAGCTCTTGCCGCAGCGGAGGAGGCCGGCAGCCTTGGGGAGTGAGCGCCAGCAGCCCTCGCCATGGACTCGGATGTGGGCGATGAGGCGCTCATCCTCCTCCTTAGTCCATGCCCCCTTGTTGGTATGGGCTTTCTCGCAGCATGGTGACCTCCCCATGATTCTTTAGTGCTTATCTTTTCCCAACTTTCTTCTCTCTATCCCTCTCTCTTCTTCCCACTCCCTGTGTGCACTCCGAGCTCCCTCTTGGAAGGGGAAGTGGGGATTTATAGGAGTGGTCGTTTGTGGGGGAGGTCTTCTAGACGCAAGTTGGTGAGAAAAGGTTATAAGGTGAGTGGCTGCAGGTAGGCCTCCTTCTCCCTTGTCATGTCACTGATGGTGTAACAAGCCACAACCATATCAGCGGTCCCTACACCCTCAGGTAGGTGTAAAGTGAGGTTGCAGGCAGTGGGGATGATAAGCTTCATTAATTTCCACTCTTTATTGCTCCTTCTTTTGACTATTCTTCTTCACTCACTGTAATTTTATatacttattatattttaatgtttatttagagaaaaaaaataaaaattatggtcCAGGCTGCACTCCTCCCTCCAAATGGATGGTCTGAATTGATGGCACTGTTATCCTGAGCATTTAAAGCAATTAATTTTTATGTCAATTTTTACATGGTCGTTGGCTTTGGTCCCCAGCCTCTTTCCCacacaaaagaaaaagggagaaagaattggtgGCTTGGGAACCGCCAGTCGGCTAAAtaatccttcaatggcaagtttaTATTTATTCCAAAGTGTCTGATCACAAGTGAAatcagtcatgaatgagtataattctcgaattgattaaaattttttattttctaataaataaGATAGACAGTGCTTATCTATAGATCAACTGATATTAATACCAAGAGGTTATACTAAACTCGATCAACTAGCATCTTTAAACTTATATTTTTCAGTTATATATTCATAATGTTCGATGATAGGTTTCATCCTTTCAGAATAAGATGGATGTGGTTAAAAGCTTACACAGCAAGAAAATTTGAGCTGTCGGGATAAAAAAGCTTACATTTTAGTTATAGAATATATATCGTATATGAAGTTACTGAAGGTTAAAtagtttatgatgtaaaattataaaatagagaaaaaataaaattgaattggGAGCTTTTCCAAATCTATGTTCTAGGGAAGAAAAGGTTAGGATGACcggcccactttttttttttggtaagaaagaaggaGCAGAGCTATATAATAGAACAGTATACCAAGTTTACAGACAGCAGGAAGCCAGCttcaaaaaaattaacaaaaccAATACAAAGCACCCCCCATCCCAAACACACCCCTTCAGCATTACTTAAAGTAATATTAAGAGGAACATACCGAGAACCCCCTGTAATCAGAAAGATACAATATTGAAACAAGTAGACAAATTGGTGACTTCCCTGTCCAAAAATTTGCTGCTGAACATGAAATACCAAAAGAAGTGGGATTGTTTGAGATGTATGATGTTCAGTTTCCCAGTGCCAACTGAACCGCCTGTTTAAGACTCTCCTGAGTGCATAAATAACATGAAGCATTAGCAAAGACAACCATCGGCAGGAAAAGCACAATATAGTAGTGTCCATCAGTTGCAGGAAACAGAACAGAAGATACTTCTTTTCAGCAGAATAACAAAGGAAAGTAATTAACCATGTCTTCAATTGAAGAGAATATGTATAAACTCCCTGCAAACAGAAGCACATAGTCAAGGAAGCACCAAGACTAAGAGAAAAACCCACTATAACTGAACTCAGAGCTGACATAAACAACCAAACAGAATATATTCTCCCGTCATTCCAGCTTCTGGCTGTGCCAGGGACTAATAAGTAATAAAATGTAGTGTGTCAGCTTCATCATCGTTCCAAGAAAGTTCCCCAATTCAAGCAAGTGCTCCATAGTCCAAAGCTAGAGTAAGTGtttggtagaaaaagaagaaatatctTGAACCATAAGGCCCTTTGGGGAACTGTCATGATTGTTACTCCATAATGACCCATGGTGTGATATGCTAGATATTTTAAATGTATCTTAAGTCAGTGCCTCTAAAGTTTTTGCTAAAGCCTTGAGTCTATTTTAGAATTTCGTCCATTCGTCTCGAAAGTTTTGAGTGGATTAGCTAGATACCCGACTTGATTAACCTTGACCTAGATCCAAAATCCAAATCTCTAACTTGAACTTGGCATGCAAGCCTAAATGCATGTTTTACTTTTGAGTCGAGATAAACCAATGTGATTAAACTTAGTTAATCCATAATTTGCACAAAATATGCAAGTCTTGCAAGCTTGTAAAACTTGGACCAAACTCAGATGTAGACTTGGACCCAACTCAGATGTAACCACAACTGAAACCTTCATGTAAATGTGTAATTAAGTTTTGCAGTTCTATTTTAAACCACTCAGGTAGTATTTTGACTCGCAAACTACCATGTATCCTCAGCATCAGTCTCTGCAACACTAATATTCTTCACATTTGATGGCAGAAATCTACGTCAATAGGTAAATGTTCATGTATACGACAGAGGTGGAATA encodes:
- the LOC105059635 gene encoding MYB31 transcription factor31; the encoded protein is MGRSPCCEKAHTNKGAWTKEEDERLIAHIRVHGEGCWRSLPKAAGLLRCGKSCRLRWINYLRPDLKRGNFTEEEDELIIKLHSLLGNKWSLIAARLPGRTDNEIKNYWNTHIRRKLLSRGLDPTTHRPINQRASNITISFGRREEKGVVLGHKEESSSSEESSAWQRQRQQRQQQLKCPDLNLELCIAPPCQQEPVVMEPVKRKGNLCFSCSLGLQKSKECRCNRFLGLSTEY